The Hymenobacter swuensis DY53 genome includes the window CATCGAACGTGCTCAGCGGCTTCACCGGTCCCGACGTGGTGGCGCAGATTGAAACCGCCCTGAAAGCCTATCCCACGCCGGACGGCTACAGCATCAAGATGGGCGGGGCCCAGGAGGACCAGAAGGAAACCTCCGATTTCCTTGGCATTGCTGCCGTGGGCGCCATCGGCCTCATTTTCCTCATCCTCGTGATGCAGTTCAACTCGGTCAGCAAGCCGGTTATCATCCTCACCGAAATCATCTTCTCGGTGATTGGGGTGCTGCTGGGCCTGGCTATTACGGGCATGAACATCAGCATTGTGATGACGGGCGTGGGCATTATCGCCCTGGCTGGTATCGTGGTGAAAAACGGGATTCTGCTGGTGGAGTTCACCGACATCCTGCGGGCCCAGGGCATGCCGCTGCGCGAAGCCATTGTGCTGGCCGGCCGTACCCGCCTCAACCCGGTAATTCTGACTGCCACGGCCGCCACGCTGGGCCTGATTCCGCTGGCTATTGGTTTGAACATCGACTTCTACGAGCTGTTCAACTCCGGCCACGCCAACTTCTTCATTGGTGGCGAGTCGGTAACGTTCTGGGGCCCGCTGGCCTGGACCATCATCTTCGGACTGGTGTTTGCTACCGGCATCACGCTGCTGGTAGTGCCGGTGATGTACCTGCTGACGGAAAGCCTCAAACTGCGCCTGCAGAAGCACCCCGAAACCCCCGCCGACGCCGAAGAGGTGGAGGCCGCCACGCCTCCGGTGATGGCCGAGTACTAGTATCTGACCAGGCCCGGGCGGCACGTAACCTGATGCGTTGCGTGCCGCCCGGTGCCCCAGATAACGCCCCGATTTTTCTGACCGCGCTTGCAACCATTTCCGGCGCTCGAATACTCCTCCGCCCGAACGGGCGGGCTAGTGCCGGAGCTGGCCCTGCTTGCTCGCTTTTTCTCTCTCGTACCCTGTCGTTTCTCGTATGGTTCTCCTGACGACTACCGCCCCTAAAACAATTCAGCAGCAAGTGCTGCGCATCATCAGCAAGCGGAAGGCCATCAAGGCCAAGCGCCTGCGTATCGGTACCGACCTGAGCCGCGAGTTTGGCTTCGATACCGTGGATGTAGTGGATATCATTCTGGAGTTGGAGCGAAACTTCCACATCACCATCCCCGATGAAGTACCCCTGGCAACGGTGGGTGACTTCGTGAAATACGTGGTGTCGCACACCCCGGCCCGGCAACAAGCCGCTTAACGACTTACCGTTGCTTCTATCCGTTTACAGGAAAATGAAGTAGCGGAGTACCCAACTACGTCAGAAGCCCCGTGGGGGCAGCGCACTACGGTGCGGCTGCTCCCACGGGGCTTCCTTATTGGTACTGGCCTGGACTAGAAACTACCGAACGTTACCGCCTGCATCACCCCCATTGGGCCGGCTGTCCGCCGATTCATTGGGTTCCCGGGTGCTGTCGGTTGTGGTGGTAGCCACGTCAGAATAGGGTGTAGCGGAAGTATGTACTTCAGAAGAGGTCTTGGGGTGGCCCGATGCGGAAGCAACTGGGCGGGCCGGCTCATCATCCGACACTACAACGGCATCCTCTACCACGCTGGGGCGGGTTTTCTCCCACTCGAGAAACCTATCCAGCTCCTCTTTAATAGTCGTGCTGAACCAAGCCACCAAGGCTACGTCATCTAACAGACCCAGCACCGGAATAAAGTCCGGAATGAGGTCAATAGGACTTAGGAAGTAAATAGTCACGGCCACGGCCGCTACCACCGTAGAAGTGGGCAGGCCCGTGTATTCACCCGAAACCGACGTGCGAACCAGTCGCAGCATTGTCTGCAGGGTTTCCCAGGCTTCGTGCGCAATAGAGCCAACGTCCTTTTTGTCGCTGGCTTTGGTATATGCGTCATTCAGCAGCTGCTTCATGCGCGTAGGCTTCTTGATATATTCTTCGGCCTTACCGACGAATTTCTTAAAAATCGGGGAGGAGGCTATGTCCTCACCTTTGGGAGTTTGCTTATCCATGTGTGCGGAGGGAGAGAAAGGAGTAGACCGAATGTAGCGTCTGACTTTGGGCTATACCGCCATTTCAGTAAAATGGTTTTCAGACCTAAGGTCGCAGAAAAAACAAAAACGCCCCGTTTGCAAAAACGGGGCGTTTCAAACTGTAAAAACTAGCTGGTCTACCGCTCCACGCGGCCTGCTGCGTAAAAATTGCGGCTGTAGTAGGCTTGGTTCAGGGAACTTACCATGACGCCGCCGCCGCAGGCTGAGTGAGCGAATTTGCCATCCTTCAGGTAAATACCAACGTGGTAGATGGGCTGGCCCGGACCTCGACGGAAAAACACCAAGTCGCCGGTCTGCATTTCATCCTTCTGCACATGTTTCACGCTGGTGAACATGGAGCGGGAACTGCGTTGCAGGGTTACGCCGTACACTTCTTTAAATACGCGGGTCACAAACCCGGAGCAGTCGGTACCGCTTTTGCTGTTGCTGCCGTAGCGGTAAGGAGTGCCCAACCACGATACCACGGTTTCCAGCAATGATTTGTCTTCTGTATAGCTGGCTTCAATGCCCAGCCGATGCGCTACTTTATCGTAAGCTACCGAATCGGAGGCGGTGAGCAGGCGGGGTTCCTCTTCCCCTGAGAACAGGGTGCTGAGAAGAGAAGCTTGCTGCGTAGTTGCCAGAGGCGAAGCGGAATTGG containing:
- a CDS encoding acyl carrier protein — protein: MVLLTTTAPKTIQQQVLRIISKRKAIKAKRLRIGTDLSREFGFDTVDVVDIILELERNFHITIPDEVPLATVGDFVKYVVSHTPARQQAA
- a CDS encoding C40 family peptidase, giving the protein MKNSILYCLAAASMVLSFFFEKNPAANSASPLATTQQASLLSTLFSGEEEPRLLTASDSVAYDKVAHRLGIEASYTEDKSLLETVVSWLGTPYRYGSNSKSGTDCSGFVTRVFKEVYGVTLQRSSRSMFTSVKHVQKDEMQTGDLVFFRRGPGQPIYHVGIYLKDGKFAHSACGGGVMVSSLNQAYYSRNFYAAGRVER